Genomic window (Citricoccus sp. SGAir0253):
ATTATCGGCCCCCCGGCCACGGACTCCTCGCGGTGTGCTTTGAAGATTCGATGAAGCTTCCCTCCCACGCGGCCGGGGATGGCGGCCGTGGGCCCGAAGGGGGCGAGACTGCAGGCATGGAGTGCCCCAGCTGCCCGTCACCGGGCTGGCCCCTGTGGTTCGTCAAGGCCCTCGCGCAACGCCCCGTGGAGCACCCCGCCGCCGGGGGCGGCGCGTGGAGTCCCGGATCGGGCAGCGCGCCGAGGGGGCGATGCCGGTTCATCGGTAGCGAACGCCTGCGCCCGAATACTTGCAAGGTACCCCGGGGGGGTATATACCGGGGGTGGAGATGTTGTCCTGCATCGCCTGTTTCAGCTCAAGGAGACCGCCATGATCGAACCCACCCGCGCCCCCCTGCCGATGGCCACCAGTGGTTGCTCGTGCTGCTCCCCGGCCGGCGAGGCCGCGGCTCCTCTCGGGCAGGAGACCACTGGTATGGCCCGGTCGCCCCAGGGCGCCACGACGTATCAGGTCGAGGGCATGACCTGCGGGCACTGCGTGGGCACGGTCGCCGATGCGGTGAGCGGCGTGGACGGAGTCGAGGACGTCCGGGTTGACCTCGTCGCCGGCGGCGCCTCCATGGTGGCCGTCACCGGTCCGGCCCCGGCGGCTGCCGTGCAGGCGGCCATCGAGGCGGCCGGGTACCGCGTCCTGCCGTCCTGACCAGTCCCATCGACGTCGGCGCCGTGCCGCCAAGGAGAAGGAATGCCATGAACGCCTCGCACCACCACGATCATCCGGTCGGCCATTCCGCCGAGCCCGCTCATCCGGACGCCGATACCCATGGCCAGGCCATGCCGACGGGCCACGTGCATTCGGCCGTGGATGAGGACCACCAGGTCCACAGCCATGGCCAGCACGCCGGGCACAGCACGGCCATGTTCAAGCACCGCTTCTGGGCCTCGCTGGTGCTGTCAGTCCCGGTGGTGGTCTTCAGCCCGATGGCCGCCCACCTGTTGGGCTACCACCTGCCCGAGTTCCCCGGGTCGGCGTGGATCGCCCCGGTGCTGGGCACGGTGATCTTCGTCTACGGCGGGGCCCCGTTCCTGAAGGGCGGCTTGACCGAGCTGCGCTCCCGCCAGCCGGGGATGATGCTGCTGATCGCCCTGGCCATCACCGTGGCCTTCGTCGCGTCCTGGGTCACCACCTTAGGTCTGGGCGGGTTCAACCTGGACTTCTGGTGGGAACTGGCCCTGCTGGTGACCATCATGCTGCTGGGGCACTGGCTGGAGATGCGCGCCCTGGGGGCGGCGTCCTCGGCTTTGGACGCCTTGGCCGCGCTGCTGCCGGACGAGGCCGAGAAGGTCGTGGACGGGGATACCGTCACCGTGCCGATCGCCGA
Coding sequences:
- a CDS encoding heavy-metal-associated domain-containing protein — protein: MIEPTRAPLPMATSGCSCCSPAGEAAAPLGQETTGMARSPQGATTYQVEGMTCGHCVGTVADAVSGVDGVEDVRVDLVAGGASMVAVTGPAPAAAVQAAIEAAGYRVLPS